From the genome of Primulina eburnea isolate SZY01 chromosome 12, ASM2296580v1, whole genome shotgun sequence, one region includes:
- the LOC140807477 gene encoding uncharacterized protein: MTTSRRFADRKIEKFDKNITKRGAVYETSTKKGNNYPVGPILLGFFIFVVIGSSLFQIIRTATSGGMA, encoded by the exons ATG ACAACATCGAGGAGGTTTGCCGACAGGAAGATAGAGAAGTTTGACAAGAATATTACCAAGCGTGGTGCAGTCTACGAAACTAGCACAAAGAAGGGAAACAACTACCCTGTTGGCCCTATCTTGCTGGGGTTTTTCATTTTCGTTGTAATTGGATCAT CGCTGTTTCAGATAATCAGGACAGCTACAAGTGGAGGGATGGCTTAA
- the LOC140807328 gene encoding F-box only protein 6-like, translating to MMERVAMLRQLIVQLQEVLELYGSPPAAAVPSNYFLHFQPRPQPSLQQQPLRWCFFNIDGSSLEDGCYNLTMTVGKSENLKMMEPGKPPPTKKPRKERNRGKSTATTSSTESMDQTIWKEFPDDLFEVVIARLPIATFFRFRSVCQKWNSLLTSQSFSHQCTQVEQAQPWFYTITHENVNTGAMYNPLAKKWHHPTVPALPTKLIVLPVASAGGLVCFLDIGHRSFYICNPLTRSFKELPARFVKVWSRVAVGMTLNGRSADSGYKIVWVGCEGEFEVYDSAKNHWIRPGIMPSNIKLPLSLNFRSQAVTVDRKLYFMRSDPEGLVSYNMDTGIWKQFLIPGPPHLSDHTLAECGGRIMLVGLLTKNAATCVCIWELQKMTLLWKEVDRMPNIWCLEFYGKHIRMTCLGNKGLLMLSLRSRQMNRLVSYDLSSREWLKVPGCVLPRGRKKQWIACGTTFHPCLTALA from the exons ATGATGGAAAGGGTGGCCATGCTAAGGCAACTAATTGTACAATTACAAGAGGTTTTAGAACTCTACGGTTCTCCTCCCGCTGCTGCGGTTCCTTCCAATTACTTCCTTCACTTTCAGCCTCGACCTCAGCCTTCGCTTCAGCAGCAGCCCTTGAG ATGGTGTTTTTTCAATATAGATGGTAGTTCTTTAGAAGACGGTTGTTATAATCTCACTATGACTGTTGGTAAATCTGAAAACTTGAAGATGATGGAACCTGGCAAACCACCACCCACCAAAAAACCTCGTAAGGAACGCAATAGAGGGAAATCAACCGCCACAACAAGCTCCACTGAAAGCATGGATCAAACCATCTGGAAAGAATTTCCAGATGATCTCTTTGAAGTTGTGATTGCAAGACTTCCAATAGCAACATTTTTCCGTTTCCGTTCGGTTTGCCAAAAGTGGAATTCATTGCTGACTTCCCAAAGTTTCTCCCACCAATGTACTCAAGTCGAGCAAGCCCAACCTTGGTTTTACACCATCACTCATGAAAATGTCAATACTGGAGCCATGTATAACCCATTAGCAAAGAAGTGGCACCATCCAACTGTGCCTGCCTTGCCAACAAAATTAATCGTACTTCCAGTGGCATCAGCAGGCGGCCTCGTATGTTTCCTCGATATAGGCCACCGGAGCTTCTATATTTGCAACCCCTTGACAAGATCCTTCAAGGAGTTGCCAGCTAGGTTTGTTAAGGTCTGGTCTCGTGTAGCAGTTGGAATGACTCTGAACGGCAGATCTGCGGACTCGGGATATAAGATCGTTTGGGTTGGTTGCGAGGGGGAATTTGAAGTCTATGACTCGGCAAAAAACCACTGGATTCGCCCTGGAATCATGCCCTCGAATATCAAGCTTCCACTCTCACTGAATTTCAGGTCTCAAGCAGTCACCGTTGATAGAAAACTCTACTTCATGCGCTCAGACCCCGAAGGGCTTGTGTCCTACAACATGGACACCGGGATTTGGAAGCAGTTTCTTATCCCAGGTCCTCCCCATCTCAGCGATCATACATTAGCTGAATGTGGAGGGAGGATCATGCTCGTGGGGTTGCTGACTAAAAATGCCGCCACATGTGTCTGCATTTGGGAGCTGCAAAAGATGACTCTTTTGTGGAAGGAGGTCGACAGAATGCCAAACATATGGTGCTTGGAGTTTTATGGGAAGCACATTAGAATGACTTGTCTGGGTAACAAGGGCTTACTCATGCTATCGCTGAGATCAAGACAAATGAATCGGCTCGTTTCCTATGATTTATCGAGCAGGGAATGGCTCAAGGTGCCTGGATGTGTGCTGCCACGCGGGAGGAAGAAGCAATGGATTGCTTGTGGTACTACATTTCACCCTTGTTTGACGGCATTGGCTTGA